In Oenanthe melanoleuca isolate GR-GAL-2019-014 chromosome 9, OMel1.0, whole genome shotgun sequence, the following are encoded in one genomic region:
- the ARL14 gene encoding ADP-ribosylation factor-like protein 14 — protein sequence MGLQNAKASWVKRTNIVMLGLDSAGKSTLLCRLRYKDVFLTLPTIGFNVDMIEAGKDFTLTFWDVGGQKKMRELWSNFLEDSDGLLYVVDSSAKHRLDESRREFELILKNESLKNVPVVVLANKQDLPGALNAEEITRRFKMKKFCSDRNWYVQPCCAITGEGLAEALQRVATFARQYSKSKETFTTLKELSAF from the coding sequence ATGGGGCTCCAGAACGCCAAAGCCTCCTGGGTGAAGAGAACCAACATCGTGATGCTGGGGCTGGACTCCGCGGGGAAATCCACGCTGCTCTGCAGGCTCCGGTACAAAGATGTTTTCCTAACGCTGCCCACCATCGGCTTCAACGTGGATATGATCGAAGCAGGGAAGGATTTCACGCTGACATTTTGGGATGTTGGAGGGCAGAAGAAGATGAGAGAGCTCTGGAGCAATTTCCTGGAAGACAGCGACGGGCTGCTGTACGTGGTGGACAGCTCTGCCAAGCACCGGCTGGACGAATCCAGGAGGGAATTCGAGCTCATTTTAAAGAACGAATCCCTAAAAAACGTCCCCGTGGTGGTGCTGGCCAACAAGCAGGATTTGCCTGGAGCTCTGAACGCCGAGGAGATCACCAGGAGGTTCAAGATGAAGAAGTTCTGCAGTGACAGGAACTGGTAcgtgcagccctgctgtgccatcaCGGGCGAGGGGCTggcagaggctctgcagagagtgGCCACGTTTGCCAGGCAGTACAGCAAGTCCAAGGAGACTTTCACCACCCTGAAGGAGCTCAGTGCCTTTTAA